GAGAGCAAAATATATGAATGGATCTAGGCACGCATTCAGTGAAGTCAGCCATAAGGTGCTCTCTTTTATGTAGAACAATGTGTTCTGTGTAGAACACTTAAACACATCTCTTGTTTGGCTCAAGGTGTAAGGAATTCTGGCAAAATGGAAAGGTACAAAACAAATGAAGAACACGCCTATAATAATGAAAACTTTGATATTAACTGTCTTCTTGTTTGCTTTCCCCGTACATCTTGTTCTTTTATAGGATTTGTACAGCTCTTGTGTTATGAGCGAATAGCATATGATTATGATAGCGAAGTTTACCCAGAAGATAAACTGGCAAACATAATTAACAATTTCATGCCAGAGTAACCCAGAATCAGATTTTAAATCTGCGCATTTCTTCACGTTCTCCTGTGTTGGTTTCTTGTCTGTCAGAATCATGTTTGGAAGGGACAGAGAGAACATGAATATCCAGATAAGTACGGATAGAATCTTGGCTGCCGGTACGTTGTTTATCCTTGCTGATTTGAAGGGTCTGGCCGTTTTCAAATAGCGATCAATAGTTATAAGGCCTAAGAAGATAATACTGATGTACATGGTGAAATAAAATGTGACCTGGGTCACCTTGCAAACAAACCCTCTCAGTTCCCAAGATACCAGTTTAGCGTCGCTGAGAATTTTGAATGGGAATGTTAGAATCATGAGAATGTCAGCGATGACTGTGTTCTTGAGAAAGACGATAAAATTAGATTTGCTGGAAATCTGGAAAAAGACTCCTAGGGCCAGTCCATTCATGATGATGCCTACGAAGAAACTAAATGTGTACAGCAAGGGAAAGAGAATGTGACTGATATTGCTATCGCTGCTGCAGTTGCTGCTGTTTCCAGGAGGGCTGTACTGTGGTTCCATTGGGaacttgttgtttttttttgcttcctgtcaaaaacaaaagcagcagatCAGTGGAAAGCATCAGCTGTTCTTTTAAATGAATGGTAAGTTTATTAGTAAACCTTACTTTGGAGTAGGCAACCTTTTCAGCACCACAAGCACTGAGAACAGATAGCCTGCGTGTCTAAGCGCATGTAATACATAGATTCTGTATTTCTGTGTACAAATGTGGTTGGTGCCAGCACCTTTAATATTTGTTGCTATCACAGTTTCTATACTGATCTTGGCAACTATAGTTTCACTCCTTGTAAGTAGATCCATTGACCAGGATGGCTCTTGCTTGCCCCTTTGTGCGAACCATCCTAGGTGCCTATTTATAGAGAGTAAACAATCTCTTTAATAGAGGTTGGAGGGCAGAGCTcgtcaattacacaggcctacaaaattgagggtcagaaaagtttttcccaaaatttatggtggtttgataatgaatttggggtgccgattcaaaaaatggcatccgttttgccctaccacgtctagttttggagatatagtatagcctcattagtgtatggttcaagcagctttctcatgaggaagccatggtgtaggcttccatcaaaatggatgccattttggggggatgtgagcctcacagtgacagcatagtgtgccttgttgaAAGCTGCTGACAGATCTAGCAGGACTCAGAGGGATGTGGCCCCCATACAGTCTCTgcaaaggtcatccaccaaggtgaccagaactgtctctgtcccaaagcctgacTTGAAGTCAGACTAAAAAGGacccagataatctgcttcatccaggacCCTTCAAAGCTGCAACACCATTTGTATGTTATAATCTACATTGTAAGAACACTACACTTCTAAATTAACCTTTTGTTCCTTCTGTGAGTTCTAGTAAAAAATGCTACATTTTAAGAATACGCTGAATTGCTGATGCTGACCAGTTAGTGAAAAATACTACATTTTAAGAATAAATTGCTGACGCTGTGTGTTGTTGGTGCCACCTTGTGATTGATTCGAGTAATTGGTTATGTAGTGTTTTAGTGATGACACAACTATTTCTAGAGTGGTTAATGTAATGCACAAATATAGGATAGGTCTTGATCTCTCCCTCTTTAAGATTTATCTCCTCTTTGAGTAATCTTAGTTTCCTCAGATTTTTTTGGCAGCAATTTTTGCTAGAGATTTAAACAACCATGATTTCTAGGTAAGAATGAAAATGAACACACTGTATTAAACTCATAAATTACGCAGAAAAAGGCACAAAAGAATGATTTTGAAATACAAAGCCTAAATTAGGCTGCAGGCCTAGACATACTAACCTgttagtaagttccattgaaattaaaAGGACTTGCTTCTGCGCAGTGTTTCCCCTAAAAATTGGTGCTGAAGTGTGGAAGTGTAGCGGTGATTTCTCAGtgttcagtgatgacatcattatgtCATCGCCAGCTTCCAGTTCAACTGAGCTCTGAGCACAGCTCAGTTGAGAGCTGCACAGCTGCTCAGCTTAGCGGGAACACTACTTTTGAGTTGACATTGCACAGGATTGTAGGGGAAATGGTATTGCGAATGAAGGTTTAATATCACAAATATATTTAGAATTGGTAAGGTGGTTACAAAACAACAATTCTTAGACATTTCTGACATTTTCACTTTGAATAAAATCAAAGTAAAGatttaattttatatatatattacagggatgggaactcatcaggtgacttgagtctgagtcacaaaaatcagtgtttttcactgacttctgaagactcgagtcacctgtgcCAATGACTCTGGCATtaacttgagtctgaggccacttgattCGGCACCAATTCCCCACACATGCGTGCTGGAGTTTGTCTGTGTCTGGATGTCCTTGCTTAcattttttgtggtgtgaaagaccttgtggagccCTCATTCAgattgggtgagcagcagggaggttccagccaggaggcagggaagggttaatgctttggggggggggaggcttttccTTCAATGataattggatgaaggatgggtggtctgatctTTTTCTTTGACTGAGGCAGGGCAGAAGGTggagcccaaaggggttcttgccttagaattggctggaaaagcccatggagggggaggagatggtttgtagcaatcacactttccaacagCATGGCTCCAGTAGtgcagctagaaggggtgcaaagcactaagttttgtagggagcctcaccttggcctgcaaagcactacgtgttacatgggagcctcactgcaggcacgcaagtggccccttccccttcaagagcaggtgaggcagaactgccctgtcattgtcagtgaaaaaacaccacagctgccctgcctccttacacctgaggaggctcttcctacaccagctttctcaggtgtaagcaggtggggcagctgcggtGTCTTCCCCCTgacaatgatggggcagttctgcctcacctgccatccctgctctgaaggggagggggctgtttgcatgcctgggttgaggctctgtgcaacatgtgctttgcaagccgaggtgaggctccttgcaaaacttagtgttttgcaccccctcttgctatgctacTTGGAAggaagaagcctcattgaatgagacCAGCTGCAATtgcactgcttctgagtagatctggtaagcctcacagctgctgcatatgaccctcctccctcttaccacttctgtcctcactctcatgcagtccatcccaccctgtttacaaataagatggggacagcaggggagtggttaaagagaagtttgacacacacacacacacaccccagcagcagccctgtttttccccacaactggatttttaaagggaaaaactcAAGTCACAAAATTACT
This portion of the Tiliqua scincoides isolate rTilSci1 chromosome 3, rTilSci1.hap2, whole genome shotgun sequence genome encodes:
- the P2RY12 gene encoding P2Y purinoceptor 12 → MEPQYSPPGNSSNCSSDSNISHILFPLLYTFSFFVGIIMNGLALGVFFQISSKSNFIVFLKNTVIADILMILTFPFKILSDAKLVSWELRGFVCKVTQVTFYFTMYISIIFLGLITIDRYLKTARPFKSARINNVPAAKILSVLIWIFMFSLSLPNMILTDKKPTQENVKKCADLKSDSGLLWHEIVNYVCQFIFWVNFAIIIICYSLITQELYKSYKRTRCTGKANKKTVNIKVFIIIGVFFICFVPFHFARIPYTLSQTRDVFKCSTQNTLFYIKESTLWLTSLNACLDPFIYFALCNSFRKSLLKTLQKCVIRTKGNQNSEITTDEETPM